The proteins below are encoded in one region of Vanessa tameamea isolate UH-Manoa-2023 chromosome Z, ilVanTame1 primary haplotype, whole genome shotgun sequence:
- the LOC113404080 gene encoding anion exchange protein 2 isoform X1: MSSGKRKLSFLGFAPQGEGQDELRLDEEMDRVVWNEASQPSRLQSTSAPVRDIAAPPPPYSHDGESQPSSSDITSISASPHLTSSSDQQQTSMQWSGSGSALTSRDDDKHVQFDGEQKPSLILLDEIDEERRAQRHNRHLHPHKTRKYSLQEGGRIGLDAERRPLTGPLDEPLAEADQDELRSHRSDDPRALRRHKIQPRGSTVHVSRKDGGDKAQNIFSESTLKKMYDHSPHSVFVQLDELLATEDGDAEWKETARWIKYEEDVEEGSARWGKPHVASLSFHSLLNLRRCLETGVVLMDLDEKDLPGVAYRVVESMVTEGLIEEDDKPVVMRSLLLRHRHVHDDRFRFSISGRKQSYTSLQSLWMEESASVGGRRPSCPLCTPAGACRRHSAHVINLADQRRRRSSYALPLERLEARKKSSAAALDMREVEYLATTAVGSQDELRKGHNDILKRIPDDAEATTVLVGAVGFLDQPTIAFVRLAQGILMPSITEVPIPVRFMFILLGPTTADLDYHEVGRSISTLMSNPSFHSIAYKADDRRELLSAINEFLDDSIVLPPGDWERQALLPFEELRAKSEMIRRRKRDAIERKRAASTVAPLLDEKKALLAAETGGMPEKEPDDPLSKSGRLFGGVIRDIKRRYPYYLSDFRDALNGQCAAATIFMYFAALSSAITFGGLLAEKTDRQIGISETLVFTCVGGLFFALVAGQPMMITGATGPLLLLDDALYVFCRSYGFNFLAARMYCGLWMIIIALCVASIEGSVAVKKITRFTEDIFAFLISLIFISEPITNIINVYRSHPLGYDYCQNDTEITNNATLTPPTLNSTDAGNITSTPAPLVHQAVIPPQPNTALFCTMLTLATFIIAYYLRIFRNGKFLGRSARRALGDFGVPIAIVLMVGISCLVPVWTEKLQVPDGLSPTLSRSWLVPLNPGLETIPLWATFAMVLPALMVYIIVFMETHIAELIIDKPERRLKKGSGFHMDIVIMSLVNSLCGMFGAPWQCVATVRSVSHVSALTIMSTTHAPGDKPHIVEVKEQRLTGLLVAFLVGISVLASSWLRLVPMAVLFGVFLYMGISALGGIQFWDRCILLFKPVKHHPQIPYVRRVPTMKMHLFTIIQLAGICILYAVKSSRFSLALPFFLVLMVPLRMALVYIFTPLQLRALDGAQKDIDQDDEPDFYVEAPLPG; encoded by the exons GGCGAGGGACAGGACGAGTTGCGTTTGGACGAAGAAATGGATCGAGTTGTTTGGAACGAAGCTAGTCAGCCATCTCGACTGCAGAGCACCAGCGCACCAGTCCGAGACATAGCTGCGCCTCCGCCGCCTTACTCTCACG atgGTGAAAGTCAACCCAGTAGCTCGGATATAACTTCCATTAGCGCTTCGCCACATCTCACTTCAAGTTCAGACCAGCAG CAGACATCAATGCAGTGGTCAGGCTCAGGATCAGCTTTGACTTCTCGCGATGATGACAAACACGTGCAGTTCGACGGTGAACAGAAACCATCATTGATCTTACTCGACGAAATTGATGAAGAACGCAGAGCCCAAAGACACAA tCGACATTTACACCCGCACAAAACACGGAAATATTCGTTACAAGAGGGTGGTCGTATAGGCCTAGATGCAGAACGTCGGCCGTTAACAGGACCTTTAGACGAGCCGCTAGCCGAAGCTGATCAAGACGAACTCCGTAGCCATCGTAGCGATGACCCACGTGCTCTACGACGCCACAAAATTCAACCACGA GGGTCCACAGTGCATGTCAGTCGCAAAGATGGAGGAGATAAAGCGCAGAACATTTTCTCTGAATCAACTCTTAAGAAAATGTACGACCACAGCCCGCACTCG GTGTTCGTTCAATTGGATGAGTTGCTGGCGACGGAAGATGGCGACGCTGAGTGGAAGGAGACAGCTCGTTGGATTAAGTATGAGGAAGATGTGGAGGAAGGCTCGGCTCGTTGGGGCAAGCCCCATGTTGCATCTCTTTCCTTCCATTCTTTGCTGAACTTGCGACGATGTCTTGAAACTGGCGTGGTGTTGATGGATCTCGATGAAAAAGACTTGCCTGGTGTCGCATACAG GGTTGTCGAGAGTATGGTCACCGAAGGACTCATAGAAGAGGACGACAAGCCCGTGGTCATGCGTTCTTTGCTATTGCGTCATCGACACGTTCACGATGACCGGTTCCGGTTCTCTATCAGTGGCCGTAAGCAGTCTTACACAAGTCTACAG TCGCTGTGGATGGAGGAGAGCGCCTCAGTGGGCGGGCGACGGCCATCATGCCCGCTGTGCACTCCGGCCGGCGCCTGCCGCCGGCACAGCGCCCACGTCATC AACCTTGCGGACCAAAGGAGACGCCGCAGTTCGTATGCTCTACCGCTCGAGCGGCTGGAAGCTCGCAAGAAGTCGTCTGCTGCTGCCTTAGATATGCGCGAAGTTGAATATCTAGCAACAACTGCAGTCGGATCGCAGGATGAACTACGCAAGGGTCATAATGATATTCTAAAACGTATCCCAGACGATGCAGAAGCTACTACGGTACTCGTAGGTGCCGTTGGATTTCTCGACCAACCGACGATTGCCTTTGTGCGTCTAGCTCAAGGAATTCTCATGCCATCCATTACGGAGGTTCCAATTCCTGTACGGTTCATGTTCATTCTTCTTGGGCCAACAACAGCCGATCTCGACTACCATGAAGTCGGTCGCTCTATATCAACTCTTATGTCGAATCCATCATTCCATTCTATCGCATATAAAGCGGATGACCGTCGTGAACTTCTATCAGCGATAAACGAGTTCTTAGACGACTCTATCGTACTTCCTCCTGGTGACTGGGAACGCCAGGCATTATTACCATTCGAAGAGTTAAGGGCTAAAAGTGAAATGATAAGACGTAGAAAACGTGATGCTATTGAACGGAAACGTGCTGCTTCTACTGTTGCACCACTTTTAGACGAAAAGAAGGCTCTTTTAGCCGCAGAAACTGGAGGAATGCCCGAGAAGGAACCTGACGATCCTCTTTCAAAGAGTGGTCGTCTTTTTGGCG gtGTTATTCGGGATATAAAACGACGCTATCCATATTACCTATCGGACTTCCGAGATGCATTAAACGGACAATGTGCCGCAGCaactatatttatgtacttCGCAGCGCTTTCATCAGCGATTACGTTTGGTGGTTTGTTGGCAGAAAAAACTGATCGACAAATTGGAATATCTGAGACATTG GTATTTACATGTGTTGGTGGACTATTTTTTGCACTGGTTGCTGGCCAGCCCATGATGATAACTGGTGCCACAGGGCCTCTGCTACTACTTGATGACGCACTTTACGTCTTTTGTCGATCGTATGGGTTTAATTTCTTAGCCGCGAGGATGTACTGTGGACTGTGGATGATAATCATTGCACTTTGCGTTGCGTCCATTGAAGGCAGTGTTGCCGTAAAAAAGATTACAAG GTTCACTGAGGATATCTTCgcatttttaatttcgttaatCTTCATATCGGAGCCGATAACTAACATCATTAACGTCTACCGCTCACATCCACTCGGATACGATTATTGTCAAAATGACACTGAAATAACCAACAACGCCACCTTAACCCCGCCGACATTAAACTCGACAGATGcag GAAATATTACATCGACGCCTGCACCGCTAGTTCATCAGGCAGTGATTCCTCCCCAGCCAAACACTGCACTTTTCTGCACCATGCTTACTTTGGCTACCTTCATAATCGCCTACTACTTGCGTATCTTCCGTAATGGAAAGTTCCTTGGACGCAGT GCTCGTCGCGCTCTCGGTGACTTTGGTGTACCCATCGCTATCGTCTTAATGGTTGGAATTTCCTGTCTTGTACCTGTTTGGACTGAGAAACTTCAAGTTCCGGATGGTCTGAGCCCTACCTTGTCGCGATCTTGGCTGGTTCCTTTAAATCCAGGACTTGAAACGATTCCCTTATGGGCCACATTCGCTATGGTTCTACCGGCTCTTATGGTGTATATTATCGTATTTATGGAGACCCACATCGCCGA gtTGATTATTGACAAGCCGGAGCGTCGCCTGAAGAAGGGCAGCGGCTTCCATATGGACATCGTGATCATGTCACTGGTTAACTCGTTATGCGGTATGTTCGGTGCACCATGGCAGTGTGTGGCCACCGTGCGCTCCGTCAGTCACGTGTCAGCACTCACGATCATGTCTACTACACATGCTCCCGGTGACAAACCGCACATTGTTGAAGTTAAAG AACAACGTCTAACCGGTCTTTTGGTGGCTTTCCTTGTTGGAATATCTGTTTTGGCTTCGAGTTGGCTAAGATTGGTGCCAATGGCAGTGTTATTTGGTGTTTTCCTTTACATGGGTATTTCGGCTCTTGGTGGTATCCAGTTCTGGGATCGATGCATCTTACTTTTCAAGCCAGTTAAACATCACCCACAAATTCCGTATGTCAGACGc gttCCTACGATGAAAATGCATCTTTTCACAATTATCCAACTGGCTGGTATATGCATATTGTATGCAGTGAAGTCATCTCGCTTCTCTCTAGCTCTGCCGTTCTTCTTAGTGCTGATGGTTCCTCTGCGAATGGCTTTGGTGTATATCTTCACTCCATTGCAGCTGCGTGCG TTGGACGGTGCCCAAAAAGACATTGATCAAGACGATGAGCCAGATTTTTACGTAGAAGCGCCATTGCCCGGATAG
- the LOC113404080 gene encoding anion exchange protein 2 isoform X3 yields MSSGKRKLSFLGFAPQGEGQDELRLDEEMDRVVWNEASQPSRLQSTSAPVRDIAAPPPPYSHDGESQPSSSDITSISASPHLTSSSDQQWSGSGSALTSRDDDKHVQFDGEQKPSLILLDEIDEERRAQRHNRHLHPHKTRKYSLQEGGRIGLDAERRPLTGPLDEPLAEADQDELRSHRSDDPRALRRHKIQPRGSTVHVSRKDGGDKAQNIFSESTLKKMYDHSPHSVFVQLDELLATEDGDAEWKETARWIKYEEDVEEGSARWGKPHVASLSFHSLLNLRRCLETGVVLMDLDEKDLPGVAYRVVESMVTEGLIEEDDKPVVMRSLLLRHRHVHDDRFRFSISGRKQSYTSLQSLWMEESASVGGRRPSCPLCTPAGACRRHSAHVINLADQRRRRSSYALPLERLEARKKSSAAALDMREVEYLATTAVGSQDELRKGHNDILKRIPDDAEATTVLVGAVGFLDQPTIAFVRLAQGILMPSITEVPIPVRFMFILLGPTTADLDYHEVGRSISTLMSNPSFHSIAYKADDRRELLSAINEFLDDSIVLPPGDWERQALLPFEELRAKSEMIRRRKRDAIERKRAASTVAPLLDEKKALLAAETGGMPEKEPDDPLSKSGRLFGGVIRDIKRRYPYYLSDFRDALNGQCAAATIFMYFAALSSAITFGGLLAEKTDRQIGISETLVFTCVGGLFFALVAGQPMMITGATGPLLLLDDALYVFCRSYGFNFLAARMYCGLWMIIIALCVASIEGSVAVKKITRFTEDIFAFLISLIFISEPITNIINVYRSHPLGYDYCQNDTEITNNATLTPPTLNSTDAGNITSTPAPLVHQAVIPPQPNTALFCTMLTLATFIIAYYLRIFRNGKFLGRSARRALGDFGVPIAIVLMVGISCLVPVWTEKLQVPDGLSPTLSRSWLVPLNPGLETIPLWATFAMVLPALMVYIIVFMETHIAELIIDKPERRLKKGSGFHMDIVIMSLVNSLCGMFGAPWQCVATVRSVSHVSALTIMSTTHAPGDKPHIVEVKEQRLTGLLVAFLVGISVLASSWLRLVPMAVLFGVFLYMGISALGGIQFWDRCILLFKPVKHHPQIPYVRRVPTMKMHLFTIIQLAGICILYAVKSSRFSLALPFFLVLMVPLRMALVYIFTPLQLRALDGAQKDIDQDDEPDFYVEAPLPG; encoded by the exons GGCGAGGGACAGGACGAGTTGCGTTTGGACGAAGAAATGGATCGAGTTGTTTGGAACGAAGCTAGTCAGCCATCTCGACTGCAGAGCACCAGCGCACCAGTCCGAGACATAGCTGCGCCTCCGCCGCCTTACTCTCACG atgGTGAAAGTCAACCCAGTAGCTCGGATATAACTTCCATTAGCGCTTCGCCACATCTCACTTCAAGTTCAGACCAGCAG TGGTCAGGCTCAGGATCAGCTTTGACTTCTCGCGATGATGACAAACACGTGCAGTTCGACGGTGAACAGAAACCATCATTGATCTTACTCGACGAAATTGATGAAGAACGCAGAGCCCAAAGACACAA tCGACATTTACACCCGCACAAAACACGGAAATATTCGTTACAAGAGGGTGGTCGTATAGGCCTAGATGCAGAACGTCGGCCGTTAACAGGACCTTTAGACGAGCCGCTAGCCGAAGCTGATCAAGACGAACTCCGTAGCCATCGTAGCGATGACCCACGTGCTCTACGACGCCACAAAATTCAACCACGA GGGTCCACAGTGCATGTCAGTCGCAAAGATGGAGGAGATAAAGCGCAGAACATTTTCTCTGAATCAACTCTTAAGAAAATGTACGACCACAGCCCGCACTCG GTGTTCGTTCAATTGGATGAGTTGCTGGCGACGGAAGATGGCGACGCTGAGTGGAAGGAGACAGCTCGTTGGATTAAGTATGAGGAAGATGTGGAGGAAGGCTCGGCTCGTTGGGGCAAGCCCCATGTTGCATCTCTTTCCTTCCATTCTTTGCTGAACTTGCGACGATGTCTTGAAACTGGCGTGGTGTTGATGGATCTCGATGAAAAAGACTTGCCTGGTGTCGCATACAG GGTTGTCGAGAGTATGGTCACCGAAGGACTCATAGAAGAGGACGACAAGCCCGTGGTCATGCGTTCTTTGCTATTGCGTCATCGACACGTTCACGATGACCGGTTCCGGTTCTCTATCAGTGGCCGTAAGCAGTCTTACACAAGTCTACAG TCGCTGTGGATGGAGGAGAGCGCCTCAGTGGGCGGGCGACGGCCATCATGCCCGCTGTGCACTCCGGCCGGCGCCTGCCGCCGGCACAGCGCCCACGTCATC AACCTTGCGGACCAAAGGAGACGCCGCAGTTCGTATGCTCTACCGCTCGAGCGGCTGGAAGCTCGCAAGAAGTCGTCTGCTGCTGCCTTAGATATGCGCGAAGTTGAATATCTAGCAACAACTGCAGTCGGATCGCAGGATGAACTACGCAAGGGTCATAATGATATTCTAAAACGTATCCCAGACGATGCAGAAGCTACTACGGTACTCGTAGGTGCCGTTGGATTTCTCGACCAACCGACGATTGCCTTTGTGCGTCTAGCTCAAGGAATTCTCATGCCATCCATTACGGAGGTTCCAATTCCTGTACGGTTCATGTTCATTCTTCTTGGGCCAACAACAGCCGATCTCGACTACCATGAAGTCGGTCGCTCTATATCAACTCTTATGTCGAATCCATCATTCCATTCTATCGCATATAAAGCGGATGACCGTCGTGAACTTCTATCAGCGATAAACGAGTTCTTAGACGACTCTATCGTACTTCCTCCTGGTGACTGGGAACGCCAGGCATTATTACCATTCGAAGAGTTAAGGGCTAAAAGTGAAATGATAAGACGTAGAAAACGTGATGCTATTGAACGGAAACGTGCTGCTTCTACTGTTGCACCACTTTTAGACGAAAAGAAGGCTCTTTTAGCCGCAGAAACTGGAGGAATGCCCGAGAAGGAACCTGACGATCCTCTTTCAAAGAGTGGTCGTCTTTTTGGCG gtGTTATTCGGGATATAAAACGACGCTATCCATATTACCTATCGGACTTCCGAGATGCATTAAACGGACAATGTGCCGCAGCaactatatttatgtacttCGCAGCGCTTTCATCAGCGATTACGTTTGGTGGTTTGTTGGCAGAAAAAACTGATCGACAAATTGGAATATCTGAGACATTG GTATTTACATGTGTTGGTGGACTATTTTTTGCACTGGTTGCTGGCCAGCCCATGATGATAACTGGTGCCACAGGGCCTCTGCTACTACTTGATGACGCACTTTACGTCTTTTGTCGATCGTATGGGTTTAATTTCTTAGCCGCGAGGATGTACTGTGGACTGTGGATGATAATCATTGCACTTTGCGTTGCGTCCATTGAAGGCAGTGTTGCCGTAAAAAAGATTACAAG GTTCACTGAGGATATCTTCgcatttttaatttcgttaatCTTCATATCGGAGCCGATAACTAACATCATTAACGTCTACCGCTCACATCCACTCGGATACGATTATTGTCAAAATGACACTGAAATAACCAACAACGCCACCTTAACCCCGCCGACATTAAACTCGACAGATGcag GAAATATTACATCGACGCCTGCACCGCTAGTTCATCAGGCAGTGATTCCTCCCCAGCCAAACACTGCACTTTTCTGCACCATGCTTACTTTGGCTACCTTCATAATCGCCTACTACTTGCGTATCTTCCGTAATGGAAAGTTCCTTGGACGCAGT GCTCGTCGCGCTCTCGGTGACTTTGGTGTACCCATCGCTATCGTCTTAATGGTTGGAATTTCCTGTCTTGTACCTGTTTGGACTGAGAAACTTCAAGTTCCGGATGGTCTGAGCCCTACCTTGTCGCGATCTTGGCTGGTTCCTTTAAATCCAGGACTTGAAACGATTCCCTTATGGGCCACATTCGCTATGGTTCTACCGGCTCTTATGGTGTATATTATCGTATTTATGGAGACCCACATCGCCGA gtTGATTATTGACAAGCCGGAGCGTCGCCTGAAGAAGGGCAGCGGCTTCCATATGGACATCGTGATCATGTCACTGGTTAACTCGTTATGCGGTATGTTCGGTGCACCATGGCAGTGTGTGGCCACCGTGCGCTCCGTCAGTCACGTGTCAGCACTCACGATCATGTCTACTACACATGCTCCCGGTGACAAACCGCACATTGTTGAAGTTAAAG AACAACGTCTAACCGGTCTTTTGGTGGCTTTCCTTGTTGGAATATCTGTTTTGGCTTCGAGTTGGCTAAGATTGGTGCCAATGGCAGTGTTATTTGGTGTTTTCCTTTACATGGGTATTTCGGCTCTTGGTGGTATCCAGTTCTGGGATCGATGCATCTTACTTTTCAAGCCAGTTAAACATCACCCACAAATTCCGTATGTCAGACGc gttCCTACGATGAAAATGCATCTTTTCACAATTATCCAACTGGCTGGTATATGCATATTGTATGCAGTGAAGTCATCTCGCTTCTCTCTAGCTCTGCCGTTCTTCTTAGTGCTGATGGTTCCTCTGCGAATGGCTTTGGTGTATATCTTCACTCCATTGCAGCTGCGTGCG TTGGACGGTGCCCAAAAAGACATTGATCAAGACGATGAGCCAGATTTTTACGTAGAAGCGCCATTGCCCGGATAG
- the LOC113404080 gene encoding anion exchange protein 2 isoform X2 yields the protein MSSGKRKLSFLGFAPQGEGQDELRLDEEMDRVVWNEASQPSRLQSTSAPVRDIAAPPPPYSHDGESQPSSSDITSISASPHLTSSSDQQTSMQWSGSGSALTSRDDDKHVQFDGEQKPSLILLDEIDEERRAQRHNRHLHPHKTRKYSLQEGGRIGLDAERRPLTGPLDEPLAEADQDELRSHRSDDPRALRRHKIQPRGSTVHVSRKDGGDKAQNIFSESTLKKMYDHSPHSVFVQLDELLATEDGDAEWKETARWIKYEEDVEEGSARWGKPHVASLSFHSLLNLRRCLETGVVLMDLDEKDLPGVAYRVVESMVTEGLIEEDDKPVVMRSLLLRHRHVHDDRFRFSISGRKQSYTSLQSLWMEESASVGGRRPSCPLCTPAGACRRHSAHVINLADQRRRRSSYALPLERLEARKKSSAAALDMREVEYLATTAVGSQDELRKGHNDILKRIPDDAEATTVLVGAVGFLDQPTIAFVRLAQGILMPSITEVPIPVRFMFILLGPTTADLDYHEVGRSISTLMSNPSFHSIAYKADDRRELLSAINEFLDDSIVLPPGDWERQALLPFEELRAKSEMIRRRKRDAIERKRAASTVAPLLDEKKALLAAETGGMPEKEPDDPLSKSGRLFGGVIRDIKRRYPYYLSDFRDALNGQCAAATIFMYFAALSSAITFGGLLAEKTDRQIGISETLVFTCVGGLFFALVAGQPMMITGATGPLLLLDDALYVFCRSYGFNFLAARMYCGLWMIIIALCVASIEGSVAVKKITRFTEDIFAFLISLIFISEPITNIINVYRSHPLGYDYCQNDTEITNNATLTPPTLNSTDAGNITSTPAPLVHQAVIPPQPNTALFCTMLTLATFIIAYYLRIFRNGKFLGRSARRALGDFGVPIAIVLMVGISCLVPVWTEKLQVPDGLSPTLSRSWLVPLNPGLETIPLWATFAMVLPALMVYIIVFMETHIAELIIDKPERRLKKGSGFHMDIVIMSLVNSLCGMFGAPWQCVATVRSVSHVSALTIMSTTHAPGDKPHIVEVKEQRLTGLLVAFLVGISVLASSWLRLVPMAVLFGVFLYMGISALGGIQFWDRCILLFKPVKHHPQIPYVRRVPTMKMHLFTIIQLAGICILYAVKSSRFSLALPFFLVLMVPLRMALVYIFTPLQLRALDGAQKDIDQDDEPDFYVEAPLPG from the exons GGCGAGGGACAGGACGAGTTGCGTTTGGACGAAGAAATGGATCGAGTTGTTTGGAACGAAGCTAGTCAGCCATCTCGACTGCAGAGCACCAGCGCACCAGTCCGAGACATAGCTGCGCCTCCGCCGCCTTACTCTCACG atgGTGAAAGTCAACCCAGTAGCTCGGATATAACTTCCATTAGCGCTTCGCCACATCTCACTTCAAGTTCAGACCAGCAG ACATCAATGCAGTGGTCAGGCTCAGGATCAGCTTTGACTTCTCGCGATGATGACAAACACGTGCAGTTCGACGGTGAACAGAAACCATCATTGATCTTACTCGACGAAATTGATGAAGAACGCAGAGCCCAAAGACACAA tCGACATTTACACCCGCACAAAACACGGAAATATTCGTTACAAGAGGGTGGTCGTATAGGCCTAGATGCAGAACGTCGGCCGTTAACAGGACCTTTAGACGAGCCGCTAGCCGAAGCTGATCAAGACGAACTCCGTAGCCATCGTAGCGATGACCCACGTGCTCTACGACGCCACAAAATTCAACCACGA GGGTCCACAGTGCATGTCAGTCGCAAAGATGGAGGAGATAAAGCGCAGAACATTTTCTCTGAATCAACTCTTAAGAAAATGTACGACCACAGCCCGCACTCG GTGTTCGTTCAATTGGATGAGTTGCTGGCGACGGAAGATGGCGACGCTGAGTGGAAGGAGACAGCTCGTTGGATTAAGTATGAGGAAGATGTGGAGGAAGGCTCGGCTCGTTGGGGCAAGCCCCATGTTGCATCTCTTTCCTTCCATTCTTTGCTGAACTTGCGACGATGTCTTGAAACTGGCGTGGTGTTGATGGATCTCGATGAAAAAGACTTGCCTGGTGTCGCATACAG GGTTGTCGAGAGTATGGTCACCGAAGGACTCATAGAAGAGGACGACAAGCCCGTGGTCATGCGTTCTTTGCTATTGCGTCATCGACACGTTCACGATGACCGGTTCCGGTTCTCTATCAGTGGCCGTAAGCAGTCTTACACAAGTCTACAG TCGCTGTGGATGGAGGAGAGCGCCTCAGTGGGCGGGCGACGGCCATCATGCCCGCTGTGCACTCCGGCCGGCGCCTGCCGCCGGCACAGCGCCCACGTCATC AACCTTGCGGACCAAAGGAGACGCCGCAGTTCGTATGCTCTACCGCTCGAGCGGCTGGAAGCTCGCAAGAAGTCGTCTGCTGCTGCCTTAGATATGCGCGAAGTTGAATATCTAGCAACAACTGCAGTCGGATCGCAGGATGAACTACGCAAGGGTCATAATGATATTCTAAAACGTATCCCAGACGATGCAGAAGCTACTACGGTACTCGTAGGTGCCGTTGGATTTCTCGACCAACCGACGATTGCCTTTGTGCGTCTAGCTCAAGGAATTCTCATGCCATCCATTACGGAGGTTCCAATTCCTGTACGGTTCATGTTCATTCTTCTTGGGCCAACAACAGCCGATCTCGACTACCATGAAGTCGGTCGCTCTATATCAACTCTTATGTCGAATCCATCATTCCATTCTATCGCATATAAAGCGGATGACCGTCGTGAACTTCTATCAGCGATAAACGAGTTCTTAGACGACTCTATCGTACTTCCTCCTGGTGACTGGGAACGCCAGGCATTATTACCATTCGAAGAGTTAAGGGCTAAAAGTGAAATGATAAGACGTAGAAAACGTGATGCTATTGAACGGAAACGTGCTGCTTCTACTGTTGCACCACTTTTAGACGAAAAGAAGGCTCTTTTAGCCGCAGAAACTGGAGGAATGCCCGAGAAGGAACCTGACGATCCTCTTTCAAAGAGTGGTCGTCTTTTTGGCG gtGTTATTCGGGATATAAAACGACGCTATCCATATTACCTATCGGACTTCCGAGATGCATTAAACGGACAATGTGCCGCAGCaactatatttatgtacttCGCAGCGCTTTCATCAGCGATTACGTTTGGTGGTTTGTTGGCAGAAAAAACTGATCGACAAATTGGAATATCTGAGACATTG GTATTTACATGTGTTGGTGGACTATTTTTTGCACTGGTTGCTGGCCAGCCCATGATGATAACTGGTGCCACAGGGCCTCTGCTACTACTTGATGACGCACTTTACGTCTTTTGTCGATCGTATGGGTTTAATTTCTTAGCCGCGAGGATGTACTGTGGACTGTGGATGATAATCATTGCACTTTGCGTTGCGTCCATTGAAGGCAGTGTTGCCGTAAAAAAGATTACAAG GTTCACTGAGGATATCTTCgcatttttaatttcgttaatCTTCATATCGGAGCCGATAACTAACATCATTAACGTCTACCGCTCACATCCACTCGGATACGATTATTGTCAAAATGACACTGAAATAACCAACAACGCCACCTTAACCCCGCCGACATTAAACTCGACAGATGcag GAAATATTACATCGACGCCTGCACCGCTAGTTCATCAGGCAGTGATTCCTCCCCAGCCAAACACTGCACTTTTCTGCACCATGCTTACTTTGGCTACCTTCATAATCGCCTACTACTTGCGTATCTTCCGTAATGGAAAGTTCCTTGGACGCAGT GCTCGTCGCGCTCTCGGTGACTTTGGTGTACCCATCGCTATCGTCTTAATGGTTGGAATTTCCTGTCTTGTACCTGTTTGGACTGAGAAACTTCAAGTTCCGGATGGTCTGAGCCCTACCTTGTCGCGATCTTGGCTGGTTCCTTTAAATCCAGGACTTGAAACGATTCCCTTATGGGCCACATTCGCTATGGTTCTACCGGCTCTTATGGTGTATATTATCGTATTTATGGAGACCCACATCGCCGA gtTGATTATTGACAAGCCGGAGCGTCGCCTGAAGAAGGGCAGCGGCTTCCATATGGACATCGTGATCATGTCACTGGTTAACTCGTTATGCGGTATGTTCGGTGCACCATGGCAGTGTGTGGCCACCGTGCGCTCCGTCAGTCACGTGTCAGCACTCACGATCATGTCTACTACACATGCTCCCGGTGACAAACCGCACATTGTTGAAGTTAAAG AACAACGTCTAACCGGTCTTTTGGTGGCTTTCCTTGTTGGAATATCTGTTTTGGCTTCGAGTTGGCTAAGATTGGTGCCAATGGCAGTGTTATTTGGTGTTTTCCTTTACATGGGTATTTCGGCTCTTGGTGGTATCCAGTTCTGGGATCGATGCATCTTACTTTTCAAGCCAGTTAAACATCACCCACAAATTCCGTATGTCAGACGc gttCCTACGATGAAAATGCATCTTTTCACAATTATCCAACTGGCTGGTATATGCATATTGTATGCAGTGAAGTCATCTCGCTTCTCTCTAGCTCTGCCGTTCTTCTTAGTGCTGATGGTTCCTCTGCGAATGGCTTTGGTGTATATCTTCACTCCATTGCAGCTGCGTGCG TTGGACGGTGCCCAAAAAGACATTGATCAAGACGATGAGCCAGATTTTTACGTAGAAGCGCCATTGCCCGGATAG